The following are encoded together in the Malaya genurostris strain Urasoe2022 chromosome 3, Malgen_1.1, whole genome shotgun sequence genome:
- the LOC131436551 gene encoding UDP-glucose 4-epimerase has product MSLTILVTGGAGFVGSHTVLELLNAGHEVICVDNLCNAFGASNSKLPESLKRVEELAGKSVLFYDVDIRNRDGMRGVFKKHKIDCVAHFAALKAVGESCRIPLQYYQNNITGTSILLEVMEENNVFNFVYSSSATVYGEPQKLPLDENHHTGNCTNPYGKSKYFTEEILKDLCQSDARWTVISLRYFNPVGAHKSGRIGEDPNGEPNNLMPYISQVAVGRRLCLKVFGDNYDTPDGTGVRDYIHIVDLAEGHVSAIQKLVSGELNGFVVYNLGTGRGYSVLEVVDAFSKASGKDIKFEIVDRRPGDVAISYADVSLAAKVLGWTAKRGLKEMCEDTWNWQRSNPNGFAGSN; this is encoded by the exons ATGTCCCTCACAATTTTGGTAACCGGCGGTGCTGGATTTGTAGGTTCTCACacagtgcttgaacttttgaatgCCGGTCATGAAGTCATCTGCGTTGATAATTTGTGCAATGCCTTCGGGGCGTCCAACTCTAAATTGCCAGAATCATTGAAACGAGTAGAAGAGCTCGCAGGGAAAAGTGTACTCTTCTATGATGTGGACATCCGTAATAGAGACGGCATGCGAGGGGTTTTCAAGAAG CATAAAATTGATTGCGTGGCTCATTTCGCTGCGTTGAAAGCGGTTGGCGAATCGTGTCGGATACCACTGCAATACTATCAAAACAACATCACCGGCACGAGCATTTTACTAGAGGTCATGGAAGAG AACAACGTATTCAACTTTGTTTACAGCTCCAGTGCCACTGTTTACGGTGAACCTCAGAAACTCCCGTTGGATGAGAATCATCATACGGGAAACTGCACCAATCCATACGGTAAAAGCAAATACTTCACGGAGGAGATACTGAAAGATCTCTGCCAGTCTGATGCGCGGTGGACAGTCATATCACTGCGTTATTTCAACCCGGTTGGAGCGCACAAATCCGGACGCATCGGTGAGGATCCCAACGGAGAACCAAACAACCTGATGCCTTACATCTCTCAGGTGGCCGTTGGTCGACGTTTGTGTTTGAAGGTATTTGGTGACAATTACGACACACCGGACGGGACGGGCGTTCGCGATTATATACACATTGTGGATTTAGCCGAAGGGCATGTTAGTGCCATCCAAAAATTGGTCAGTGGTGAGTTAAACGGGTTTGTTGTATATAATCTGGGCACGGGCCGGGGGTACTCGGTGCTAGAGGTGGTGGATGCATTTTCTAAGGCTTCTGGCAAGGATATTAAATTCGAAATTGTCGATAG GCGACCTGGTGACGTAGCAATCAGCTACGCTGATGTGTCTTTGGCTGCCAAAGTTCTTGGTTGGACAGCAAAGCGAGGGCTGAAAGAAATGTGCGAGGATACGTGGAATTGGCAAAGATCGAATCCGAATGGGTTTGCTGGGTCTAATTAA